The region TGGGAATCCTTTCAAGATCTCCCTGTGCCAATGATCAAACTGGGCCCCGATGGGACTGTATTGGCATTCAACCGCATGGCGGCCAAGTTGCTTGGCGTGTCACTGCGGCGGGACGCACATCTTTCGCAGCTGATGGAGGGTCTGGGCCGCTCCATCTCGGACTGGTTGGATGACAGTCTCGCGGGGCGGTTGGTGCAAAAATCCGAGTTTCTGAGGCTGACCCGAACGGATCGGGAGATTTTCGTGCAGGTCTCTCTCAACCGTATATCTGAAGGCGGCGAGGCCGCGCTGATCGCGGTTCTCCAGGATGCAACTGAGCTCAAATCGCTAGAGGCGCAGTTCGTGCAAAGCCAAAAGATGCAAGCCATCGGCCAGTTGGCCGGGGGGGTGGCACATGATTTCAACAATCTTCTCACTGCAATTTCCGGCCATTGCGACCTGCTTTTGCTGCGCCATGATCAAGGTGACCCGGACTTTAGCGATCTGGTACAGATCAATCAAAATGCCAACCGGGCTGCAGCGCTCGTCGGTCAACTTTTAGCCTTCTCTCGCAAACAGACCCTACGACCCGAAACGCTTAACATGCGCGATACGCTCGCCGATCTGACGCATTTGCTGAATCGCCTGGTGGGGGAGAAGGTGACCCTCACGCTAAGCCACGATCCGGTGCTCGCGCCCATTCGCGCAGACAAACGTCAATTGGAACAGGTACTTATGAACCTTGTTGTTAATGCACGCGATGCAATGCCCGCCGGGGGTGAGATCCGTATCGTAACGGAGGTTACATCGCTTGATCAACCGCTTGAGCGCGACCGGGTGAGCGTCCCCGCCGGACGCTATGTGACCGTGCAGGTGAATGATGATGGCACCGGTATCCCGCGCGATAAACTTCAAAAAGTGTTTGAACCGTTCTTCACCACCAAGCGCACGGGCGAAGGTACAGGCCTCGGCCTTTCGACCGCCTATGGCATAGTCAAGCAAACCGGTGGGTTCATCTTCGTCGACAGCGAGTTAGGACAGGGAACGTCCTTCACCTTGTATTTTCCCGTGCTTGAGGGGCAACCTACCACCGTGTCTCGTGCGGTGGTGTCACCGCCAGAGAAGGGACCACCACAACGCTCGGATGGGGTGATCTTGCTGGTCGAGGATGAGGCGCCGGTGCGCGCCTTCGCCAGCCGCGCCCTACGGCTGCGTGGCTATACTGTGCTCGAAGCGGAATCTGCCGAAGCCGCACTGAAAACGCTGGAAGATAAAGAGCTTGATATCGATGTATTTGTGACCGATGTCGTGATGCCGGGGATGGACGGCCCAAGTTGGGTCCGCCAAGCGCTCAAGCAGCGACCAGATGTGCGTGTCGTGTTTGTCTCAGGCTATGCAGAGGATAATTTCGGCGAGGAACAGTCGAAAATTCCCAACTCAGTTTTCCTGCCCAAACCATTCTCGCTAACCGATCTGACCAATACAGTGCATAACCAATTGCATTAGAAAGACTTTGTCAGTTGGCCGACGAACCCGTTTAAGGGATCGAATCGTAAAGCTCAAACTCCGCCGCAAATTTCCGGCGGAATCGCTTCTCAACATTCGGTGAAATCTCCAGCGCCATTTTGGGGGAGACATTTTCCTGACCGAGGGACAAGGTAATATCCAGCCTCTCCTGAAGGAAGCTCTGCAAACGCTGCTGGTCTTCATAGCGAAAATGATGTGTAATTCCGGTGCCATTCGGTTGTGTTTCCATAAACTTCAACTGGCTGCCTACATCGGCAAACCCCGGCTTATCCCCCTTCATATAGGCAAGCACGAACTCATCGAATGTGATTCCGAAGGTATTGTTTGGTTTGCCTTCCATGAAAGGGCGCTGGCGATAGCGGTACCAACTGCCCAACCAAGAAATCGGCTCGCGCATTACGGCCATAAGCTCCAGCTCGGTATCGCAAACTTTAAGAAACATTGGCCGGATGAACCGATTGTAGCGATAGACGGGAGCGTGTTTCAGCATTGGGGGATCTGAAATCACCATATCTGCACGGGGCGCAAGGGCCGTTTCATAGGCCGTGGTTCCGGTTTTGGGCACCGACAAAAAGGCCAGCCGTTCTTTGAAAAAAACAATCACTTACGTCACATCCCCTGCTGCGCACGGACCCGTTTTGCAGGGTAAACTAATTCTTTACCATTCCCGTGAAAACATAAAGCACAAACAAAACGATTGAAATGTTCTTCATTTACCCTCATATAGAACATTAGAAGAACATAAGCGGTGCTGCCCGCAGGCGATTGCCGCCGGGACGCCACTGTGACACTAAGGGATGAACCTAATGGCAACGGCAGATCTTTTGACAATGGACAGCAAGAAAACCGCGGAAAAGCAAAAGGCGCTCGACAGCGCGCTGGCCCAGATCGAACGTCAGTTCGGCAAAGGGTCGATCATGAAGCTGGGCGCCGAAGGGGCGATCCAGGACATCAAGGCCAGCTCTACTGGCTCGCTTGGCCTTGATATCGCGCTTGGCATCGGCGGTCTGCCGATGGGGCGTATCATTGAAATTTATGGGCCGGAATCGTCGGGTAAGACAACGCTGACCCTGCATTGCGTGGCGGAACAGCAAAAAGCTGGCGGTGTCTGTGCTTTCGTGGATGCGGAACACGCGCTGGACCCGCAATATGCGAAGAAACTCGGCGTGGACATTGACGAGCTGCTGATCTCGCAGCCCGACACGGGTGAGCAGGCGCTGGAGATCACCGATACGCTGGTGCGCTCAGGTGCCGTGAACATGGTCATCGTCGACTCCGTCGCGGCGCTGACGCCCAAGTCGGAACTTGAAGGTGAGATGGGCGATAGCAGTGTTGGCGTTCAGGCCCGTTTGATGAGCCAAGCCATGCGTAAGCTGACCGGCTCGATCAGCCGGTCGAACTGTATGGTTATCTTCATCAACCAAATCCGGATGAAGATCGGCGTAATGTTTGGCTCGCCCGAAACCACGACTGGTGGTAACGCGCTTAAATTCTACTCCTCGGTCCGTCTCGACATTCGTCGCATCGGCGCTTTGAAGGATCGCGATGAGGTTGTCGGCAACGCCACCCGCGTCAAGGTCGTGAAGAATAAGGTCGCACCGCCCTTCAAGCAGGTTGAGTTTGATATCATGTATGGCGAAGGTATCTCTAAGATGGGCGAACTGCTCGATCTTGGGGTCAAAGCTGGGGTGGTGGACAAATCTGGCTCTTGGTTCAGCTACGGCGATGAGCGGATCGGGCAGGGGCGCGAGAATGCCAAGACCTTCTTGAAAGAGAACTCCGCCATGGCGAATGAGATCGAAGACAAAATCCGCGCTTCGCATGGGTTGGATTTTCAGGGGTCGGACCGCGACGACGCCGATATCCTTGAAGCCTGATCCGGCATAGGATGCAATGTGATCGTGAACAGGGGTGTGGCCATGGGCCGCGCCCCTTTTTCATGTGGTCTGGCCAAAGCTTGCGCCTTCTTTTCATGTGTAGTTGCGGTAGACAGCGCCGGGGCTGAGGGGTATTTGGGACCGACCCAATCTGCCCCGGAAGGCCTCGCCCATGAAGACGCTGAATGACATTCGCTCAACTTTTCTGAATTATTTCGATGCGCAGGGGCATCAGGTCGTGCCCTCCAGCCCGCTGGTCCCGCGCAATGACCCGACGTTGATGTTCACCGCGGCCGGCATGGTGCAGTTCAAGAACCTCTTCACCGGTGTTGAGACCCGCGATTACAGCCGCGCCACCTCGGCGCAAAAATGTGTGCGCGCGGGCGGCAAGCACAATGACCTCGACAACGTGGGCTATACCGCGCGGCATCACACGTTTTTCGAAATGTTGGGCAACTTCAGCTTCGGCGATTACTTCAAATCTGAAGCGATCCCCTTTGCTTGGGACCTGCTGACCAAGGAGTTCGGCATCGACCCAAACCGGCTTTTGGTCACAGTTTACCATACGGATGAAGAAGCGGTTAAAATCTGGAAGGCCCACACCGGCCTATCGGACGAACGCATCATTCGCATCGCCACGGATGATAATTTTTGGTCCGCTGGCCCCACCGGCCCCTGCGGCCCCTGTACCGAGATTTTCTATGATCACGGCGACCACATCTGGGGCGGCCCTCCGGGATCGCCCGAGGAGGACGGCGACCGTTTTGTCGAGATCTGGAACCTCGTTTTCATGCAGTACGAGCAGTTCGAAGATGGCACCCGCCAGCCTTTGCCGAACCAGTCCATCGATACCGGTATGGGGATTGAGCGGGTCGCGGCTCTGTTGCAAGGCACCAATGACAACTACGCCACCGATCTGATGCGCAGCTTGATTGAGGCCAGCGCCCATGCGTCCTCGACCGATCCGGATGGGCCCGGCAAGACCCATCACCGGGTCATCGCGGACCACCTGCGGTCGACCTCTTTCTTGATTGCCGATGGGGTGATGCCCTCGAACGAAGGCCGCGGATATGTGCTGCGCCGGATCATGCGCCGGGCCATGCGCCATGCGCATCTGCTCGGCGTTAAGGATCCCTTAATGCATCAACTGGTACCGTCCTTGGTGCAGCAGATGGGTGCGGCTTACCCTGAGTTGGGGCAGGCGCAATCGCTGATCCGCGAGACCTTGCTGCTTGAGGAAACACGCTTCCGTCAAACGCTTGATCGCGGATTGAAGCTGCTGGATGATGAATTGAGTGGTCTGCCCGAAGGTGCGACCCTGCCGGGGGAGGCGGCGTTCAAGCTTTATGATACATACGGTTTCCCGCTTGACCTGACGCAGGATGCGCTGCGCGAAAAGGGCCGCGCGGTGGATACCGAAGGGTTCGACACGGCTATGCAAGCGCAGAAGGCCAAGGCCCGCGCGGCTTGGGCCGGATCGGGTGAGGCGGCGGATGCCACCGTTTGGTTCGACGTGGCTGACAAAAGCGGCGTGACCGAGTTTTTGGGCTATGACACCGAAAGCGCCGAGGGGCAGATCGTGGCCTTGGTACAGGGCAGCGACAAGATCGACGCCGCAGCCGTGGGCAGCGACGTCCAAGTCGCGCTGAACCAGACTCCCTTCTACGCCGAAAGTGGCGGGCAGGTGGGTGACACCGGTGTGATCCGCACGCAGACCGGCATCGTGAATGTGACCGATACGCGCAAGTCGGCTGGCGTATTCGTGCATTTCGGCCATGTTGTCGAAGGCGAAGTAAAGCCGGGCCAGACCGCGGTGCTGGAAGTTGACCGCCTACGGCGAACGGCAATCCGGGCCAACCACTCGGCCACGCACCTGCTGCACGAAGCGCTGCGCAATGCGCTTGGCGATCATGTGTCGCAGCGTGGCTCGCTCAATGCGCATGACCGCCTGCGGTTCGATTTCTCCCATGCCAAAGGGCTGACGCAAGAGGAGCTCACGCAAGTCGAGCGCGAGGTGAACGACTATATCCGTCAGAACACCCCGGTGGAAACGCGGATCATGACCCCGGATGACGCGCGGGCCATGGGCGCACAGGCGCTTTTTGGCGAGAAATACGGGGATGAGGTGCGGGTCGTCTCGATGGGGCAAATGGAAGGCTCGGGCAAAGGCAGCGACAAATCGACCTATTCGCTGGAGCTTTGCGGCGGCACGCATGTGCGTCAGACCGGCGATATCGGTGCGTTTGTTCTGCTGGGCGACAGTGCCAGCAGCGCGGGCGTGCGACGGATCGAAGCCCTGACTGGAACCGAAGCCTTGGCATGGCTGCGCGAGCAAGAGGCGGCCCTGAGCCGGGTGGCAGCAGAGCTCAAGACGTCGACCAGCGATGTGCCGGAGCGGGTGCGCGCGCTGCTAGACGAACGCCGGAGCCTCTCCAACGAGGTGGCGCAGCTGCGCCGCGAATTGGCGATGTCGGGCGGCGGGGCCGCTGCTCCCGAGGCGCGTGAGGTCAACGGGATTAAGTTCGTGGGCCAAGTGTTGAGCGGCGTGACGGGCAAAGATTTGCCGGGACTCGTGGATGAACATAAGGCCAAGCTTGGTTCAGGCGCGGTGCTGTTAATTGCCGACACCGGGGGCAAGGCCGCTGTGGCAGGCGGTGTGACGAAGGATTTGACAGATCGCCTCTCCGCGGTCGACATGGTCAAGGCGGCGGTGGCTGAACTGGGCGGAAAGGGCGGCGGCGGTCGGCCTGACATGGCCCAGGGCGGCGGCGCCTCGGCAGAGAATGCGGATGCGGCGATTGCTGCAGCTGAAAACGTTTTGAAAGGATAAGACCCATGGGCGCACTTTGGATTGCACATGTCACCGTCACCGACGAAGAGGCGTATAAGAAATACGCCGCCGGTGCGACCGAAGCGATTGCCGCCCATGGTGGCAAGTTCATCGCACGCGGCGGGCGTTTTGTTCAGCTTGAGGGTAAGGAGCGGCCCCGCAATGTAGTGGCGCGTTTTCCAGACGTTGAAACGGCAGAAAAATGCTATCACTCAGATGCTTACCAAGCGGCACTAAACCATGCGCGCGGCGCGTCTGAGCGCGAATTGATTATCGTCGAAACCGACGAATGATCTGAGCGGCCCCGCTTTAGCAAAAGGCGGGGCGCTTTAATTGCTCAGCGGGAACCAACCTTTGAAACTGAGGTTGAGCCCTATGAACCTCGACCGCATATCCGCCTTCGCCCATTGGTGCCGCCGCCATGTGGAAGTGACCACGCTCGCTTTAATGAGCCTTTCGATTATCGCAGTCTGGACCTTGGCGGAACTGACCGAAGAGGTCGTTGCTGGCAGCACCAGCAGCCTTGATCGCGACATTCTTTTATTCCTCCGAACCCCCGGCGATCTATCTGACCCCATCGGCCCTTGGTGGGTGGAGGAGATCGGGCGCGACCTGACAGCCTTGGGCGGCGTAGCGGTTTTGGTGATGACGACGGTGGTAGTCGCGGTCTTTTTCATGCTGCAGCGGCGGTGGTCCACTGCGCTTTATATCCTCGTGACCGTCGGCGGCGGGATCGTACTGAGCAGCATCGCCAAGGAATTTTTTGACCGTCCACGTCCCGACCTTGTGCCGCATGGATCGCTGGTGCACACGGCGAGCTTCCCCTCGGGCCATTCGATGATGGCCGCGGTGGCGTATTTGACCCTCGGGGCGATGGTGGCGCGGGCGCAAAAGCGATGGGCGCTCAAAGCCTATACGCTGGCTGTCGCCGTGATGCTCACTCTGCTGGTGGGCATGAGCCGGGTCTATATGGGGGTGCACTGGCCGACCGATGTGGCAGCCGGGTGGCTGGGCGGCGGTGCTTGGGCAGTGCTATGTCTGCTCGTCGCGCGCAGTCTGGCCAAGCGTGGGCATATCGAACAGGAGGCGAGCGATACTTAGCAACGCCTTGCGCTAACTCTCTCCGCACATAAAAACGGCAGCGCATCGTTCGGATGGGCTGCCGTTTTTCGTAATCTATGAGGCCACTTAGCCGGCTTTGGCCATCCGCTTACGCTCATGCGGGTCAAGGTAGCGCTTGCGCAGGCGAACGGCGTTTGGCGTCACTTCGACCAGCTCGTCATCGTCAATATAGGCGATGGCTTCTTCGAGGCTCAGCGACATTGGCGTGGTCAGGCGCACCGCTTCGTCAGTGCCCGAAGCGCGCACGTTGGTCAGCTTTTTGCCCTTCAGCGGGTTCACTTCAAGATCATTCTCGCGGCTGTGCTCACCGATGATCATGCCAGTGTAGACGTCAGCCTGCGCGCCGATCATCATCTTGCCGCGCTCTTCGAGGTTCCACAGAGCAAACGCCACCGAGGTGCCGTTTTCCATGGAGATCAGAACGCCCGCGCGACGACCCGGGATCGGGCCCTTGTGCGGGGCCCAAGAGTGGAAGACCCGGTTGATGACGCCGGTACCGCGCGTGTCGGTCAGGAATTCGCCGTGGTACCCGATCAGCCCGCGCGATGGGACATGCGCGATGATGCGGGTTTTGCCCGCACCGGCTGGCTTCATCTCGACCAACTCGCCTTTACGGGCGCCGGTGATTTTCTCGATAACCGCGCCGGAGTATTCGTCATCCACGTCGATGGTGGCTTCTTCGATGGGCTCGTGGCGGACGCCGTCGATCTCTTGAAACAGAACCTGCGGGCGGGAGATCGAAAGCTCAAACCCTTCGCGGCGCATGTTTTCGATCAGAACGCCCATCTGCAATTCGCCACGACCGGCCACTTCGAAAGCGTCGCCGCCCGGTGTGTCGGAGATTTTGATCGCGACGTTGGATTCGGCTTCTTTCATCAGGCGCTCGCGGATCACGCGGGACTGGACTTTCTTGCCGTCACGGCCCGCCAGCGGGCTGTCGTTGATGCCAAAGGTCACAGTGATGGTAGGCGGATCGATCGGCTGTGCCGGGATGGCTTCGCTAACCGATGCATCGGCCAATGTGTCGGCCACTGTCGCTTTGGTCATGCCCGCGATCGACACGATGTCACCCGCTTCGGCAAGTTCGATGGCAGTCTGCTCCAACCCGCGGAAGGCAAGGATTTTGGTGCAGCGGAAGTTTTCGATCAATGTGCCATCGCGCGACATTGCTTTGATGGTCTGGCCGGCTTTCAATGTGCCGGTTTCCACACGACCGGTCAGCAGACGGCCCAGGAACGGATCACCGCCAAGGGTGGTGGCCAGCATGGTGAAGGGCTTATCGGCGTTTTCAATCTGCTTGGGGGCAGGGACGTGCGTGAGGATCAGATCAAACAGCGCGTTCAGGTCTTTGCGCGGGCCATCAAGCTCGGCATCGGCCCAGCCGGAACGGCCAGAGGCGTACATATGCGGGAATTCAAGCTGCTCGTCCGTGGCGTCAAGGCTGGCAAAAAGGTCAAAGCATTCGTCGAGCGCGCGGTCGGGCTCGGCGTCGGGCTTGTCGACCTTGTTGAGCACGACGATCGGGCGCAGGCCCAGTTTCAGCGCCTTGGAGGTCACGAATTTGGTCTGCGGCATTGGGCCTTCGGCGG is a window of Sulfitobacter sp. W027 DNA encoding:
- a CDS encoding ATP-binding protein, whose amino-acid sequence is MAIVTGALALRSTEAGMKLGLTASAVTLALIVIGYFGLHLRAKAVDQASSGGVADFVAKDATPSFIVTTDRQVIYRNEAAEKQFGHSDEETLAQALRAHFSNPVGLLYRLQSRAVASGNAREEVITRKGPVRISVHQLSTERFLWRIDPVAARDGPRNAHESMALPMVMIGRSGAILFMNGAARSLVGERVKSLDRLFNSLPMMPGSVMEISTAQGNRQVLVAEVDAGANRRALYLLPPPDGVVSPSELGWESFQDLPVPMIKLGPDGTVLAFNRMAAKLLGVSLRRDAHLSQLMEGLGRSISDWLDDSLAGRLVQKSEFLRLTRTDREIFVQVSLNRISEGGEAALIAVLQDATELKSLEAQFVQSQKMQAIGQLAGGVAHDFNNLLTAISGHCDLLLLRHDQGDPDFSDLVQINQNANRAAALVGQLLAFSRKQTLRPETLNMRDTLADLTHLLNRLVGEKVTLTLSHDPVLAPIRADKRQLEQVLMNLVVNARDAMPAGGEIRIVTEVTSLDQPLERDRVSVPAGRYVTVQVNDDGTGIPRDKLQKVFEPFFTTKRTGEGTGLGLSTAYGIVKQTGGFIFVDSELGQGTSFTLYFPVLEGQPTTVSRAVVSPPEKGPPQRSDGVILLVEDEAPVRAFASRALRLRGYTVLEAESAEAALKTLEDKELDIDVFVTDVVMPGMDGPSWVRQALKQRPDVRVVFVSGYAEDNFGEEQSKIPNSVFLPKPFSLTDLTNTVHNQLH
- a CDS encoding gamma-glutamyl kinase, coding for MIVFFKERLAFLSVPKTGTTAYETALAPRADMVISDPPMLKHAPVYRYNRFIRPMFLKVCDTELELMAVMREPISWLGSWYRYRQRPFMEGKPNNTFGITFDEFVLAYMKGDKPGFADVGSQLKFMETQPNGTGITHHFRYEDQQRLQSFLQERLDITLSLGQENVSPKMALEISPNVEKRFRRKFAAEFELYDSIP
- the recA gene encoding recombinase RecA: MATADLLTMDSKKTAEKQKALDSALAQIERQFGKGSIMKLGAEGAIQDIKASSTGSLGLDIALGIGGLPMGRIIEIYGPESSGKTTLTLHCVAEQQKAGGVCAFVDAEHALDPQYAKKLGVDIDELLISQPDTGEQALEITDTLVRSGAVNMVIVDSVAALTPKSELEGEMGDSSVGVQARLMSQAMRKLTGSISRSNCMVIFINQIRMKIGVMFGSPETTTGGNALKFYSSVRLDIRRIGALKDRDEVVGNATRVKVVKNKVAPPFKQVEFDIMYGEGISKMGELLDLGVKAGVVDKSGSWFSYGDERIGQGRENAKTFLKENSAMANEIEDKIRASHGLDFQGSDRDDADILEA
- the alaS gene encoding alanine--tRNA ligase; its protein translation is MKTLNDIRSTFLNYFDAQGHQVVPSSPLVPRNDPTLMFTAAGMVQFKNLFTGVETRDYSRATSAQKCVRAGGKHNDLDNVGYTARHHTFFEMLGNFSFGDYFKSEAIPFAWDLLTKEFGIDPNRLLVTVYHTDEEAVKIWKAHTGLSDERIIRIATDDNFWSAGPTGPCGPCTEIFYDHGDHIWGGPPGSPEEDGDRFVEIWNLVFMQYEQFEDGTRQPLPNQSIDTGMGIERVAALLQGTNDNYATDLMRSLIEASAHASSTDPDGPGKTHHRVIADHLRSTSFLIADGVMPSNEGRGYVLRRIMRRAMRHAHLLGVKDPLMHQLVPSLVQQMGAAYPELGQAQSLIRETLLLEETRFRQTLDRGLKLLDDELSGLPEGATLPGEAAFKLYDTYGFPLDLTQDALREKGRAVDTEGFDTAMQAQKAKARAAWAGSGEAADATVWFDVADKSGVTEFLGYDTESAEGQIVALVQGSDKIDAAAVGSDVQVALNQTPFYAESGGQVGDTGVIRTQTGIVNVTDTRKSAGVFVHFGHVVEGEVKPGQTAVLEVDRLRRTAIRANHSATHLLHEALRNALGDHVSQRGSLNAHDRLRFDFSHAKGLTQEELTQVEREVNDYIRQNTPVETRIMTPDDARAMGAQALFGEKYGDEVRVVSMGQMEGSGKGSDKSTYSLELCGGTHVRQTGDIGAFVLLGDSASSAGVRRIEALTGTEALAWLREQEAALSRVAAELKTSTSDVPERVRALLDERRSLSNEVAQLRRELAMSGGGAAAPEAREVNGIKFVGQVLSGVTGKDLPGLVDEHKAKLGSGAVLLIADTGGKAAVAGGVTKDLTDRLSAVDMVKAAVAELGGKGGGGRPDMAQGGGASAENADAAIAAAENVLKG
- a CDS encoding DUF1330 domain-containing protein, with the translated sequence MGALWIAHVTVTDEEAYKKYAAGATEAIAAHGGKFIARGGRFVQLEGKERPRNVVARFPDVETAEKCYHSDAYQAALNHARGASERELIIVETDE
- a CDS encoding phosphatase PAP2 family protein, coding for MNLDRISAFAHWCRRHVEVTTLALMSLSIIAVWTLAELTEEVVAGSTSSLDRDILLFLRTPGDLSDPIGPWWVEEIGRDLTALGGVAVLVMTTVVVAVFFMLQRRWSTALYILVTVGGGIVLSSIAKEFFDRPRPDLVPHGSLVHTASFPSGHSMMAAVAYLTLGAMVARAQKRWALKAYTLAVAVMLTLLVGMSRVYMGVHWPTDVAAGWLGGGAWAVLCLLVARSLAKRGHIEQEASDT
- the typA gene encoding translational GTPase TypA — its product is MDLRNIAIIAHVDHGKTTLVDELLKQSGTYRENQATTERAMDSNDLERERGITIFAKPTSVVWNNTRINIVDTPGHADFGGEVERILSMVDGVVLLVDAAEGPMPQTKFVTSKALKLGLRPIVVLNKVDKPDAEPDRALDECFDLFASLDATDEQLEFPHMYASGRSGWADAELDGPRKDLNALFDLILTHVPAPKQIENADKPFTMLATTLGGDPFLGRLLTGRVETGTLKAGQTIKAMSRDGTLIENFRCTKILAFRGLEQTAIELAEAGDIVSIAGMTKATVADTLADASVSEAIPAQPIDPPTITVTFGINDSPLAGRDGKKVQSRVIRERLMKEAESNVAIKISDTPGGDAFEVAGRGELQMGVLIENMRREGFELSISRPQVLFQEIDGVRHEPIEEATIDVDDEYSGAVIEKITGARKGELVEMKPAGAGKTRIIAHVPSRGLIGYHGEFLTDTRGTGVINRVFHSWAPHKGPIPGRRAGVLISMENGTSVAFALWNLEERGKMMIGAQADVYTGMIIGEHSRENDLEVNPLKGKKLTNVRASGTDEAVRLTTPMSLSLEEAIAYIDDDELVEVTPNAVRLRKRYLDPHERKRMAKAG